From Phaeocystidibacter marisrubri, the proteins below share one genomic window:
- a CDS encoding aspartate carbamoyltransferase catalytic subunit, giving the protein MNELSVDHLLGIKDVTENDIRLIFQTADQFKEVINRPIKKVPSLRDITIANLFFENSTRTRLSFELAEKRLSADVVNFSASSSSVSKGETLIDTVNNILSMKVDMVVMRHPNPGAAQFLSKHIDARIVNAGDGTHEHPTQALLDAYSIREKLGDLSGKKVVIVGDILHSRVALSNIFCLQKLGAEVMVCGPTTLIPKFIHTLGVRVEYNLDKALAWCDVANMLRVQHERMDIKYFPSIREYTMQYGVNMERLNRLDKEITIMHPGPINRGVEITSEVADSDQALILQQVENGVAIRMSVLYLLANRGLVSSGD; this is encoded by the coding sequence ATGAATGAGTTAAGTGTAGATCACTTACTGGGGATCAAAGATGTAACGGAGAACGATATCCGTCTCATTTTTCAAACAGCCGACCAATTTAAAGAGGTGATTAACCGTCCTATTAAAAAGGTTCCATCTCTTCGCGATATTACCATTGCCAATCTCTTTTTTGAAAACAGTACGCGAACCCGACTCAGTTTTGAGTTGGCCGAGAAGCGCTTATCTGCCGATGTTGTCAATTTTTCTGCATCGTCATCTTCTGTTTCTAAAGGGGAAACGCTGATTGATACGGTGAATAACATCCTATCCATGAAAGTGGATATGGTAGTAATGCGCCACCCGAATCCCGGAGCAGCTCAATTCTTGAGTAAGCATATTGATGCTCGAATTGTGAATGCTGGAGATGGAACACATGAACATCCAACACAAGCTTTGTTAGATGCGTATTCCATTCGTGAAAAGCTCGGTGATTTAAGTGGAAAGAAAGTGGTGATTGTTGGAGATATCCTTCACTCACGAGTAGCTCTTTCCAATATCTTTTGCTTGCAAAAACTCGGAGCAGAAGTAATGGTTTGTGGACCTACAACCTTGATTCCAAAGTTCATTCACACCTTGGGTGTGAGAGTGGAATATAACCTTGATAAGGCACTTGCTTGGTGTGATGTTGCAAATATGCTTCGCGTTCAACACGAGCGAATGGATATCAAATACTTCCCAAGCATTCGTGAATACACCATGCAATACGGTGTAAACATGGAGCGCTTGAATCGACTGGATAAGGAGATTACGATTATGCACCCTGGTCCAATTAATCGCGGGGTGGAAATTACAAGCGAAGTTGCGGATTCCGACCAAGCACTTATCTTGCAGCAGGTTGAGAACGGTGTTGCAATACGAATGTCGGTTCTCTATTTGTTGGCCAACCGAGGTTTGGTATCTTCAGGCGATTAA
- a CDS encoding T9SS type A sorting domain-containing protein has translation MKKLYTTFLALLIAGGVYAQCTPNGTYTSPGIYPPAGSSIKHDSIYVLPGASIGVNYSETINLVVPEDTTIMFGATTITADIDSMRVLQVNNMPAWLSYACNSRCSWVGGDNGCMNFSGLVPNSTNTYLMEAKLEVFANLGAFGQVSDTFSIWIEVSTGNSIGLATVQKSVPTIGPNPMSNRLQIVYTSARAESWSFELMDVTGRVVHNERGQFRTGNNRVSISRNNWPEGMYLYRFRVGDDLHTGRLIVRDGL, from the coding sequence ATGAAAAAGCTTTACACTACTTTTCTTGCTTTGCTTATCGCCGGAGGAGTGTATGCTCAATGCACACCCAATGGTACGTATACCAGTCCGGGTATTTATCCACCTGCAGGTAGTTCCATAAAACACGATTCGATATACGTTTTGCCTGGAGCTTCTATTGGTGTGAATTACAGCGAAACGATTAATCTGGTTGTTCCAGAGGATACCACCATTATGTTTGGTGCAACCACCATTACTGCTGATATCGATTCGATGCGCGTGCTTCAAGTAAACAATATGCCAGCTTGGTTGAGTTATGCTTGTAACAGCAGATGTTCATGGGTAGGAGGTGATAATGGATGTATGAATTTCTCTGGATTGGTTCCGAATTCAACCAATACCTACCTCATGGAAGCTAAATTGGAAGTATTTGCCAATTTGGGCGCTTTTGGTCAAGTTTCTGACACTTTTTCTATTTGGATTGAAGTGTCAACAGGAAATAGCATTGGTTTGGCAACCGTTCAAAAGAGCGTGCCTACTATTGGACCAAATCCAATGTCTAATCGCCTACAAATTGTTTACACTTCTGCTAGGGCCGAATCTTGGTCATTCGAGTTGATGGATGTAACAGGTCGCGTGGTCCACAATGAGCGCGGTCAGTTCAGAACGGGAAACAACCGTGTATCGATTTCTAGAAATAACTGGCCAGAAGGGATGTACCTGTATCGTTTCCGCGTGGGAGACGATCTTCACACAGGCCGCCTGATTGTCCGCGATGGCTTATAA
- a CDS encoding ribonuclease Z, translating into MAYKLLILGAASATPTSTQYTTSQLLTMREQLFLIDCGEGCQQQLRRNRAKMSRIHHIFISHLHGDHYFGLIGLISSFHLQRRTKTLHVYGPPALENIIQVQLKASKTWLSYPLEFHPTQADKVEHILDGEKVDVYSIPLVHGIASTGFKFVEKPSLRKLNVEAVEKYGVEESDRRNLQLGQDWVSSQGETIPNTALTQDPIPPLSYAFCSDTQYSEAVIPAVSGVDLLYHESTFTKRERSLAEITKHSTAGDAAQIAAQANVRTLVLGHYSSRYKTRDVHLREAREYFPEVIAGTENLCIHVDHDSIHAVQE; encoded by the coding sequence ATGGCTTATAAGCTGCTCATTCTCGGAGCCGCTTCGGCTACTCCTACGTCTACGCAGTACACAACTTCACAGCTGCTCACCATGCGTGAGCAGCTGTTTTTAATTGATTGTGGTGAGGGATGTCAACAACAGCTCCGCAGAAATAGAGCGAAGATGTCTCGCATTCATCACATTTTTATCAGTCACCTTCATGGAGATCATTACTTTGGATTGATTGGATTGATCTCTAGTTTCCATTTACAAAGGCGCACAAAGACTTTGCACGTATATGGTCCACCCGCCCTTGAAAATATCATTCAAGTGCAACTCAAAGCCTCTAAAACGTGGCTTTCTTATCCTCTGGAATTTCATCCTACCCAAGCTGACAAGGTTGAACATATCTTAGATGGAGAAAAGGTGGATGTGTATTCTATTCCACTAGTACATGGAATTGCAAGTACGGGTTTCAAGTTTGTAGAAAAGCCGAGCTTGCGCAAACTCAATGTAGAAGCGGTTGAGAAATACGGTGTGGAAGAATCGGATCGACGTAACCTACAATTGGGACAAGATTGGGTAAGCAGTCAAGGTGAAACGATACCGAATACAGCACTGACTCAAGATCCCATACCTCCATTGAGCTATGCGTTTTGTTCCGATACACAATACTCCGAAGCCGTGATTCCCGCTGTAAGTGGAGTGGACTTGCTCTATCATGAATCCACTTTTACGAAGCGAGAAAGAAGTCTTGCTGAAATTACGAAGCACAGCACGGCGGGAGATGCCGCACAAATTGCTGCACAGGCAAATGTTAGAACATTAGTTTTGGGACATTATTCCTCTCGATATAAGACACGTGACGTACATTTGCGGGAAGCGCGGGAGTACTTTCCCGAGGTGATTGCAGGAACCGAAAACCTGTGTATACACGTAGATCACGACTCTATTCATGCTGTTCAAGAATAA